One stretch of Prinia subflava isolate CZ2003 ecotype Zambia chromosome 7, Cam_Psub_1.2, whole genome shotgun sequence DNA includes these proteins:
- the FBXL5 gene encoding F-box/LRR-repeat protein 5, whose amino-acid sequence MLAPPGAARLHGENMAPFPEEVDVFSAPHWRMKQLVGLYCDKLSKTNFSNNNDFRALLQSLYATFKEFKMHEQIENECIIGLLQQRSRTVYNVHSDNKLSEMLSLFEKGLKNVKNEYEQLNYAKQLKERLEAFTRDFLPHMKEEEEVFQPMLMEYFTYEELKDIKKKVIAQHCSQKEAAEFRGLSKWNQAEELQKVFKYSVDEKADQETEVTGHTTNITNLPPEVMVTIFSYLNPQELCQCSQVSTEWSQLAKTGSLWKHLYPVRWARGDWYSGPAADTETEPDEEWVKNRKDESRAFQEWDEDADIDESEEAAEESLAINIAQMEKRLLHGLIHHVLPLVGSSVKTLVLAYSSAASSKMVRQILELCPNLEYLDLTQTDISDSVFESWCSVGYCQNLRHLDLSGCEKITDVAIERISRALGIISTHHTRGILKSCRNRNAKTLWKNREITLQSNKKYNGLHEISNENLIQGGNGEQHWTKPDDSENFNSAYVWMLDADDLADIEDAAEWRHRNVEGFCLMEPTSHINCSALCYGRDIYGLRTRGWQQHCASTDLIYCGHSFCCAGTALRTIRALPESSALCKKPIRTKQSEKKDSAYSGSDKTDEETARVLQFLSLSGCYQITDRALRALTLGGGLPHLEHLNLSGCLTVTGAGLQELVSACPSLKDEHFYYCDNINGPHAETASGCQNLQCGFRACCRSGE is encoded by the exons ATGCTCGCGCCGCCGGGAGCGGCGCGGCTCCATGGGGAGAACATGGCTCCCTTCCCCGAGGAGGTGGACGTGTTCTCCGCCCCGCACTGGCGCATGAAGCAGCTCGTGGGGCTCTACTGCGACAAG CTTTCCAAGACCAACTTCTCCAACAACAATGATTTTCGGGCTCTGCTGCAATCTCTTTATGCCACGTTCAAGGAATTTAAGATGCATGAGCAGATTGAAAATGAGTGTATCATTGGTTTGCTTCAGCAGCGTAGCCGGACAGTGTACAATGTGCACTCGGACAACAAACTCTCAGAGATGCTTAGCCTTTTTGAGAAAGGGCTAAAGAATGTAAAG aatgaaTATGAACAGCTAAACTATGCgaagcagctgaaggagagATTGGAAGCCTTTACCAGGGACTTCCTTCCTCATatgaaagaggaggaggag GTTTTTCAGCCAATGTTGATGGAATACTTTACTTATGAAGAGCTGAAAGATATTAAGAAGAAAGTAATTGCACAGCACTGCTCACAGAAAGAGGCTGCAGAATTTAGAGGTCTCAGTAAGTGGAATCAAGCAGAAGAGCTTCAGAAGGTCTTTAAGTATTCTGTGGATGAGAAGGCAGATCAAG aaaccGAAGTAACAGGGCACACCACAAACATTACTAATCTCCCTCCTGAAGTAATGGTGACCATTTTCAGTTACCTTAACCCACAAGAGTTATGTCAGTGTAGTCAAGTAAGCACTGAATGGTCACAGTTGGCTAAAACTGGATCTCTGTGGAAACATCTTTACCCTGTTCGCTGGGCTAGAG GTGATTGGTATAGTGGTCCTGCAGCAGATACTGAGACTGAACCTGATGAGGAATGggtgaaaaatagaaaagatgaAAGTCGTGCTTTCCAGGAATGGGATGAAGATGCTGACATAGATGAATCTG aagaagcagctgaAGAGTCACTTGCCATTAATATAGCACAAATGGAAAAACGTTTACTTCATGGCCTAATTCATCATGTCCTCCCGCTTGTGGGCTCCTCAGTGAAGACACTGGTACTGGCCTACAGTTCTGCAGCATCCAGCAAAATG gtTAGACAGATCTTAGAGCTTTGCCCCAACTTGGAATATTTGGATCTCACTCAAACTGATATTTCAGACTCTGTATTTGAAAG ttggtgttcagTTGGGTATTGTCAAAATCTACGCCACCTTGATCTGTCTGGATGTGAAAAAATTACAGATGTGGCTATAGAGAGGATTTCCAGAGCGCTGGGTATCATATCAACTCATCACACCAGAGGTATtctgaaaagctgcaggaacaggaatGCTAAGACTTTGTGGAAAAACAGAGAGATTACTCTGCAGTCCAACAAGAAGTATAATGGCTTGCATGAAATCAGCAATGAAAATCTCATTCAGGGAGGAAATGGTGAACAGCACTGGACTAAACCTGACGACTCAGAAAACTTCAATTCTGCTTATGTGTGGATGCTAGATGCAGATGATTTAGCTGACATTGAAGATGCTGCAGAGTGGAGACACAGAAATGTTGAAGGATTTTGTCTTATGGAACCAACATCCCATATTAATTGTTCTGCATTGTGCTACGGTAGAGACATTTATGGGTTAAGGACTAgagggtggcagcagcactgtgcttCTACTGACTTGATTTACTGCGGTCACTCGTTTTGTTGTGCTGGGACAGCACTAAGAACTATTCGAGCACTTCCAGAGTCCTCTGCACTGTGTAAAAAACCAATAAGGACTAAGCAGTCAGAGAAAAAAGACTCTGCATACTCTGGGAGTGACAAAACAGATGAAGAGACTGCACGAGTTCTTCAGTTTCTCAGTCTGTCAGGCTGTTACCAGATAACAGACCGGGCTCTCAG GGCGCTGACTCTGGGAGGAGGACTGCCACATCTGGAGCACCTGAACCTCTCGGGCTGTCTCACTGTAACTGGGGCAGGCCTGCAGGAGTTGGTTTCTGCATGCCCCTCTCTAAAAGATGAACACTTTTACTACTGTGACAACATTAACG GTCCTCATGCTGAAACCGCCAGTGGATGCCAGAATTTGCAGTGTGGTTTTCGGGCCTGCTGCCGCTCTGGCGAGTGA